One Sphaerisporangium krabiense DNA segment encodes these proteins:
- a CDS encoding NUDIX hydrolase has product MNGFPLRGESGVRARAILAGEIAPAPARDAATVVLLRACGPGVEVYLLRRATSMSFAAGAYVFPGGGVDPRDADRRVAWAGPSPEVWARAFGADVTTARGLVCAAVRETFEESGVLLAGPSPDTLVADTTGDDWEADREALIARELSLAEFLDRRGLVLRTDLLRPWAHWITPDVESKRFDTRFFVAALPPGQRTRDVGGEADQVAWMRPGEALRRAEAGEIFLMSPTIRTLTEIAAFEDVASVLASERRVVTFRPHVAEVEGEMWLFIPEGHDGVS; this is encoded by the coding sequence ATGAACGGCTTCCCGCTGCGCGGCGAGTCCGGTGTGCGGGCGCGGGCGATCCTGGCCGGTGAGATCGCCCCGGCGCCGGCCAGGGACGCCGCGACCGTCGTGTTGCTGCGCGCCTGCGGCCCCGGCGTCGAGGTCTACCTGCTCAGGCGCGCCACGAGCATGAGCTTCGCCGCCGGGGCGTACGTCTTCCCCGGCGGCGGCGTGGATCCGCGTGACGCCGACCGCCGGGTGGCCTGGGCGGGCCCCTCTCCGGAGGTGTGGGCGCGCGCGTTCGGCGCGGACGTCACGACGGCGCGCGGGCTGGTCTGCGCGGCCGTGCGCGAGACGTTCGAGGAGTCCGGCGTGCTGCTGGCGGGGCCGAGCCCGGACACGCTGGTCGCCGACACCACCGGCGACGACTGGGAGGCCGACCGCGAGGCCCTGATCGCCCGTGAGCTGTCGCTGGCGGAGTTCCTGGACCGGCGTGGCCTGGTGCTCAGGACGGACCTGCTGCGGCCCTGGGCGCACTGGATCACTCCGGACGTCGAGAGCAAGCGGTTCGACACCCGCTTCTTCGTGGCAGCGCTGCCCCCGGGCCAGCGCACCCGGGACGTGGGCGGCGAGGCCGACCAGGTGGCGTGGATGCGCCCCGGCGAGGCGCTGCGCCGGGCGGAGGCCGGAGAGATCTTCCTGATGTCCCCGACGATCCGCACGCTGACGGAGATCGCGGCGTTCGAGGACGTCGCGTCGGTCCTGGCCAGCGAGCGGCGGGTCGTGACCTTCCGGCCGCACGTCGCCGAGGTGGAGGGCGAGATGTGGCTGTTCATCCCCGAAGGTCATGATGGGGTGTCATGA
- a CDS encoding ArsA-related P-loop ATPase produces the protein MSARDIDWDGVRLHVVTGKGGTGKTTVAAALALALAAGGKKVLLVEVEGRQGIAQVFDTPPLPYEERKIAVAPGGGDVYALAVDPEEAMLEYVEMFYGMRRAGKALNKIGLVDFATTIAPGLRDVLVTGKTSEAVRRRDKSGRRVYDAVVMDAPPTGRITRFLNVTSEVAGLARIGPVKNHADLVRGVVASPETAVHFVTLLEEMPVQETLDGVESLRAANLPVGGIFINMVRPELLPKTALDAAAKNSFDPAELALGLKAAGLADGPADASAIAEALAAEIAEHARRTSLERRERRALARAKSPRYDLPLLTDGADLAGLHELAQAIRAQGAA, from the coding sequence GTGAGCGCTCGCGACATCGACTGGGACGGCGTGCGGCTGCACGTCGTCACCGGCAAGGGTGGCACCGGCAAGACCACGGTGGCCGCCGCCCTGGCACTGGCCCTCGCCGCGGGCGGCAAGAAGGTCCTCCTCGTCGAGGTCGAAGGACGGCAGGGCATCGCCCAGGTCTTCGACACCCCGCCGCTCCCCTACGAGGAGCGCAAGATCGCCGTCGCCCCGGGCGGCGGCGACGTCTACGCCCTCGCCGTGGACCCCGAAGAGGCCATGCTCGAATACGTCGAGATGTTCTACGGCATGCGGCGCGCGGGCAAGGCGCTCAACAAGATCGGCCTGGTCGACTTCGCGACCACCATCGCCCCCGGCCTGCGTGACGTGCTCGTCACCGGCAAGACCAGCGAGGCCGTGCGCCGCCGCGACAAGTCGGGCAGGCGCGTGTACGACGCCGTCGTCATGGACGCGCCGCCCACCGGCAGGATCACCCGCTTCCTCAACGTGACCTCCGAGGTCGCCGGGCTCGCCCGCATCGGCCCGGTCAAGAACCACGCGGACCTGGTGCGCGGCGTCGTGGCCTCGCCCGAGACCGCCGTGCACTTCGTCACGCTGCTGGAGGAGATGCCCGTCCAGGAGACCCTCGACGGCGTCGAGAGCCTGCGCGCCGCCAATCTGCCCGTGGGCGGCATCTTCATCAACATGGTGCGCCCCGAGCTGCTGCCCAAGACGGCCCTGGACGCCGCCGCGAAGAACTCCTTCGACCCGGCCGAGCTGGCGCTCGGGCTCAAGGCCGCCGGGCTCGCCGACGGCCCGGCCGACGCCTCCGCGATAGCCGAGGCCCTGGCGGCCGAGATCGCCGAACACGCCCGGCGCACCTCGCTGGAACGGCGCGAGCGCCGTGCGCTGGCCCGGGCCAAGAGCCCGCGCTATGACCTGCCGCTGCTGACCGACGGCGCCGACCTCGCCGGGCTGCACGAGCTGGCCCAGGCCATCCGCGCGCAGGGAGCGGCGTGA
- a CDS encoding HEAT repeat domain-containing protein, whose amino-acid sequence MNADTPHTLTSRTVGELIAIALADDDPDGPIRWKAVGVLHGRGDLETFTEARRLCAGDHRAERVLGVDILGELGAPQRPFIDKTLSVLRYLAACEEDVRVLHAVLIAFGHLRDPRALPSVIELATHPDATVRYGAAYALSHVLGRPPDPAGLAALRRLARDPDDDVADWAALGLILP is encoded by the coding sequence ATGAACGCCGACACTCCCCACACCCTGACGTCGCGCACCGTGGGCGAGCTGATCGCCATCGCGCTCGCCGACGACGATCCGGACGGCCCGATCCGGTGGAAGGCCGTGGGCGTCCTGCACGGGCGCGGCGACCTGGAGACCTTCACCGAGGCCAGGCGGCTCTGCGCGGGCGACCACCGCGCCGAGCGGGTGCTCGGGGTGGACATCCTCGGGGAGCTCGGGGCGCCGCAGCGGCCGTTCATCGACAAGACGTTGTCGGTGCTGCGCTACCTGGCGGCCTGCGAGGAGGACGTGCGCGTGCTGCACGCCGTGCTGATCGCCTTCGGGCACCTGCGCGACCCGCGCGCGCTGCCCTCGGTGATCGAGCTGGCCACGCACCCGGACGCCACCGTGCGGTACGGCGCGGCGTACGCGCTGTCGCACGTCCTCGGACGCCCGCCGGACCCGGCCGGGCTCGCGGCGCTGCGGCGCCTCGCCCGCGACCCGGACGACGACGTCGCCGACTGGGCGGCGCTCGGGCTGATCCTCCCCTAG
- a CDS encoding MarP family serine protease, giving the protein MSGDLLDFILIVLVIAFAVSGYRQGFIIGAFSFLGFVGGGFLGVLIAPPIAHAVVDAPTDQALLAIVIVFLAAVVGQFACSTIGAVVRSHVTWEPARTVDALGGTFTSALSVLVIAWLIGSLLSVAPFPWLRQQTNGSLLLQTVDAAMPERAKAWRLSFKEFVDTSEFPQVFNAIGNGGIIEVPPPDASVVKGPGMQRARRAIVKVQGTAPACRKRIEGTGFVYAPNHIMTNAHVVAGVTQDLRVTDADRDGHDARVVLYNPDRDIAILYVPDLNVTPLKFDYTPEEQGSAIIAGFPKGKGFTTSAARLRGTQNAKASDIYSRKTVTREVYAIRGLVQPGNSGGPLLTPTGQVYGVIFAAATDQPDTGYALTAKEVRPDADTGGGATARVDTQDCD; this is encoded by the coding sequence GTGAGCGGCGATCTCCTCGATTTCATCCTGATTGTTCTTGTGATTGCCTTCGCCGTGTCGGGCTACCGGCAGGGCTTCATCATCGGGGCGTTCAGCTTCCTGGGCTTCGTCGGCGGCGGGTTCCTCGGGGTCCTCATCGCGCCGCCGATCGCCCACGCGGTCGTCGACGCGCCCACCGACCAGGCGCTGCTCGCGATCGTGATCGTGTTCCTGGCGGCCGTCGTCGGGCAGTTCGCCTGCTCCACGATCGGCGCGGTGGTCCGCAGCCACGTCACCTGGGAGCCCGCGCGCACGGTCGACGCGCTCGGCGGCACGTTCACCAGCGCCTTATCGGTGCTCGTGATCGCCTGGCTGATCGGCTCGCTGCTCTCGGTCGCGCCGTTCCCGTGGCTGCGCCAGCAGACCAACGGCTCGCTGCTGCTGCAGACCGTCGACGCCGCCATGCCCGAGCGCGCCAAGGCCTGGCGGCTGTCGTTCAAGGAGTTCGTCGACACCTCCGAGTTCCCGCAGGTGTTCAACGCGATCGGCAACGGCGGCATCATCGAGGTCCCGCCGCCCGACGCCAGCGTGGTCAAGGGGCCGGGCATGCAGCGCGCCCGGCGGGCGATCGTCAAGGTGCAGGGCACCGCGCCCGCCTGCCGCAAGCGCATCGAGGGCACCGGCTTCGTCTACGCGCCGAACCACATCATGACCAACGCCCACGTGGTGGCCGGCGTGACGCAGGACCTGCGGGTCACCGACGCCGACCGCGACGGCCACGACGCCCGGGTGGTGCTCTACAACCCCGACCGTGACATCGCCATCCTGTACGTCCCCGACCTGAACGTCACGCCGCTCAAGTTCGACTACACGCCGGAGGAGCAGGGCAGCGCGATCATCGCCGGGTTCCCCAAGGGCAAGGGGTTCACCACGAGCGCGGCCAGGCTCCGCGGCACGCAGAACGCGAAGGCGTCCGACATCTACTCGCGCAAGACCGTCACCCGGGAGGTGTACGCGATCCGCGGCCTGGTCCAGCCGGGCAACTCCGGCGGCCCGCTGCTCACGCCGACCGGCCAGGTGTACGGCGTGATCTTCGCGGCGGCGACCGACCAGCCCGACACGGGGTACGCGCTCACCGCCAAGGAGGTGCGCCCCGACGCCGACACCGGCGGCGGCGCCACCGCCCGCGTCGACACCCAGGACTGCGACTAG
- a CDS encoding MBL fold metallo-hydrolase: protein MSGLRIPLGGPDGSGTTRATGVLAPNASPMTLDGTNTWVIGEPDAPSALVVDPGPDDERHLRRVADHLGDRRVAAILLTHGHEDHSGGAARFARMAGAPVRALDPRHVLGDEGLSDGDVVTGGGVELRVVGTPGHSFDSLCFWLPADEAMLTGDTILGRGTTVIAPDGDLADYLRSLDRLRAGAEVTAAKALLPGHGPVLPEPIAALDAYIAHRRERLEQVARARRDGAATPAEIVAIVYAGLEEGLRPAAEMSVRAQLAYLDGA, encoded by the coding sequence ATGAGCGGCCTGCGAATTCCCCTCGGCGGTCCGGACGGCTCCGGCACCACCCGCGCGACCGGCGTGCTCGCGCCCAACGCCTCGCCCATGACCCTGGACGGCACCAACACCTGGGTGATCGGCGAGCCTGACGCCCCGTCCGCGCTGGTCGTCGACCCCGGGCCGGACGACGAGCGGCACCTGCGCCGGGTCGCCGACCACCTGGGCGACCGGCGCGTGGCCGCGATCCTGCTGACCCACGGGCACGAGGACCACAGCGGCGGCGCCGCGCGGTTCGCCCGCATGGCCGGCGCGCCGGTGCGCGCCCTGGACCCCCGGCACGTGCTGGGCGACGAAGGGCTCTCCGACGGGGACGTGGTGACGGGCGGCGGCGTCGAGCTGCGCGTCGTCGGCACGCCGGGGCACTCCTTCGACTCGCTGTGCTTCTGGCTGCCCGCCGACGAGGCGATGCTGACCGGCGACACGATCCTCGGCAGGGGGACGACGGTGATCGCCCCCGACGGCGACCTCGCCGACTACCTGCGCAGCCTGGACCGGCTGCGGGCCGGCGCGGAGGTCACGGCGGCCAAGGCCCTGCTGCCGGGGCACGGCCCGGTGCTGCCCGAGCCGATCGCGGCGCTGGACGCCTACATCGCCCACCGGCGCGAACGCCTGGAGCAGGTCGCGCGGGCGCGGCGGGACGGCGCGGCGACGCCCGCCGAGATCGTCGCGATCGTGTACGCGGGGCTGGAGGAGGGGCTGCGGCCGGCGGCCGAGATGTCGGTGCGGGCGCAGCTCGCCTACCTCGACGGCGCCTGA
- a CDS encoding DUF4177 domain-containing protein has protein sequence MNRFEYATVPLLTHATKQILDQWGEDGWELVTVIPGPNAEQLVAYLKRVKQ, from the coding sequence ATGAACAGGTTCGAATACGCCACGGTCCCGTTGCTGACCCACGCCACCAAGCAGATCCTCGACCAGTGGGGCGAGGACGGCTGGGAGCTCGTCACCGTCATCCCCGGCCCGAACGCCGAGCAGCTCGTCGCCTACCTGAAGAGGGTGAAGCAGTGA
- the nth gene encoding endonuclease III: protein MTRILAETYPDAHCELDFGNPLELLVATILSAQCTDKRVNMVTPVLFAKYRTAADYAGADREELEEIIRSTGFFRAKANSIIGMAQVVCERYGGEVPGKLKDLVTLPGVGRKTANVVLGNAFGVPGITVDTHFQRLTRRFGWTTETDPVKIEHVVGELIPKNQWTDMSHYLIWHGRRICHARKPACGVCPLATLCPSFGEGPTEPDKAAKLVRTGPFS from the coding sequence ATGACCCGAATCCTGGCGGAAACCTATCCCGACGCGCACTGCGAACTCGACTTCGGCAACCCACTTGAGCTGCTGGTCGCGACCATTCTCTCCGCGCAGTGTACGGACAAAAGGGTCAACATGGTTACTCCAGTACTCTTTGCCAAATATCGGACAGCGGCTGACTACGCGGGCGCCGATCGTGAAGAGCTGGAAGAGATCATCCGGTCGACCGGCTTCTTCCGCGCCAAGGCCAACAGCATCATCGGCATGGCCCAGGTCGTGTGCGAGCGCTACGGCGGCGAGGTCCCCGGCAAGCTGAAGGACCTGGTCACGCTGCCCGGCGTCGGCAGGAAGACCGCCAACGTGGTGCTCGGCAACGCGTTCGGCGTCCCCGGCATCACGGTGGACACCCACTTCCAGCGGCTCACCCGCCGCTTCGGCTGGACCACCGAGACCGACCCGGTCAAGATCGAGCACGTCGTGGGAGAGCTGATCCCCAAGAATCAGTGGACCGACATGTCGCACTATCTGATCTGGCACGGCCGCCGCATCTGCCACGCGCGCAAGCCGGCCTGCGGCGTGTGCCCGCTCGCCACCCTCTGCCCGTCGTTCGGCGAGGGCCCCACCGAGCCCGACAAGGCCGCCAAACTGGTGCGCACCGGGCCCTTCTCGTAG
- a CDS encoding Crp/Fnr family transcriptional regulator: protein MNTDDVLGKAPLFAALDREGAAALRTSITEVQLHKGQTLFSEGETGDRLYVVLDGKIKLIRTAPDGRENLLSVLGPGEMFGELSLFDPRPRTASAIALTDVRLAGLGHDDLRPWLTGRPEVALHLLRALAQRLRRTNDVMADLVFTDVPGRVGKALLDLAERFGQRTEEGLRVHHDLTQEELAQYVGASRETVNKALADFAQRGWLRIEAKAVVIMDADRLYARSR, encoded by the coding sequence GTGAATACCGACGACGTGCTGGGAAAGGCCCCTTTGTTCGCCGCGCTCGACCGCGAGGGCGCCGCCGCGCTCCGGACGAGCATCACCGAGGTCCAGCTCCACAAGGGCCAGACCTTGTTCAGTGAGGGCGAGACCGGCGACAGGCTCTACGTCGTCCTGGACGGGAAGATCAAGCTGATCCGCACCGCCCCTGACGGCCGCGAGAACCTGCTGAGCGTGCTCGGGCCAGGCGAGATGTTCGGCGAGCTCTCGCTGTTCGACCCGCGCCCCCGTACGGCCAGCGCCATCGCGCTCACCGACGTCCGGCTCGCCGGACTGGGGCACGACGACCTGCGGCCGTGGCTGACCGGGCGTCCCGAGGTCGCCCTCCACCTGCTGCGGGCCCTCGCCCAGCGGCTGCGGCGCACCAACGACGTCATGGCCGACCTGGTCTTCACCGACGTACCCGGACGGGTGGGCAAGGCGCTGCTCGACCTCGCCGAGCGGTTCGGCCAGCGCACCGAGGAGGGCCTGCGGGTCCACCACGATCTCACCCAGGAGGAGCTGGCGCAGTACGTCGGCGCCTCCCGCGAGACCGTCAACAAGGCGCTCGCCGACTTCGCCCAGCGGGGCTGGCTGCGCATCGAGGCCAAGGCCGTCGTCATCATGGACGCCGACCGCCTCTACGCCCGCTCCCGCTGA
- a CDS encoding WhiB family transcriptional regulator — protein MWITDWTSRAACRGADPDALFVQGAAQNRAKLICRGCPVRTECLADALDNRIEFGVWGGMTERERRALLRRRPDVTSWRDLLEVAKEEYERTNELIAG, from the coding sequence ATGTGGATCACGGATTGGACCTCCCGTGCCGCCTGTCGAGGTGCGGATCCTGACGCGTTGTTCGTGCAGGGTGCCGCGCAGAACAGGGCGAAGCTCATCTGCCGAGGATGCCCGGTCCGTACGGAGTGCCTCGCGGACGCGTTGGACAACCGCATCGAGTTCGGTGTCTGGGGCGGCATGACCGAGCGGGAGCGCCGAGCGCTGCTCAGGCGACGGCCGGACGTCACCTCCTGGCGCGACCTTCTGGAGGTCGCCAAGGAGGAGTACGAGCGGACCAACGAGCTGATCGCCGGCTGA
- a CDS encoding RidA family protein produces MSTPEERLAGLGLTLPEVVPPLAAYVPAVRTGDHVYTSGQLPLVDGKLAVTGKVGADLDADLAKEQARICALNALAAVASVAGGLSNIVRIVKVVGFVASAPGFTGQPQVINGASELLGEVFGDAGRHARSAVGVAVLPLDAPVEVELIAEVR; encoded by the coding sequence GTGAGCACACCCGAGGAGCGGCTGGCCGGGCTCGGCCTGACGTTGCCCGAGGTCGTGCCGCCGCTGGCCGCGTACGTGCCGGCCGTGCGCACGGGTGACCACGTGTACACCTCGGGCCAGTTGCCGCTGGTTGACGGCAAGCTCGCCGTCACCGGCAAGGTCGGCGCCGACCTGGACGCCGACCTCGCCAAGGAGCAGGCCCGGATTTGCGCGCTGAACGCGCTGGCGGCGGTGGCCTCGGTGGCGGGCGGCCTGTCCAACATCGTGCGCATCGTCAAGGTGGTCGGCTTCGTGGCGAGCGCTCCGGGCTTCACCGGCCAGCCGCAGGTGATCAACGGGGCCAGCGAGCTTCTGGGCGAGGTGTTCGGGGACGCCGGGCGGCACGCGCGCAGCGCCGTCGGCGTCGCGGTGCTGCCGCTGGACGCCCCGGTCGAGGTGGAGCTGATCGCCGAGGTGAGATGA
- a CDS encoding ArsA family ATPase, with protein sequence MTTTIPDPTGQAAHTGDAGRRVSPVLDVDAILDDEGTRIVVCCGSGGVGKTTTAAALALRAAERGRRVVVLTVDPARRLAQSMGLTELDNTPRPVAGVKGAGELHAMMLDMKRTFDEIIEAHADPERARQILTNPFYQSLSSSFSGTQEYMAMEKLGQLRRSDEWDLIIVDTPPSRSALDFLDAPERLGRFLDGRLIRILTAPAKAGGRSAFKLLNAGFGLVAGVLTKILGAQFLKDIQTFVAGLDAVFGGFRQRAEQTYRLLQAPGTAFVVVAAPERDAMREASYFVERLAEERMPLAGLVINRVHRSPAPALSAARSAAAAEDLEARGEHELTAAVLRLHAGRMQLAAREHRERDHFASAHPTVPISEVPAMPEDVHDLAGLRRIGELLSS encoded by the coding sequence ATGACCACGACCATCCCGGACCCGACCGGCCAGGCCGCGCACACCGGCGACGCCGGCCGCCGGGTCTCGCCCGTCCTCGACGTGGACGCCATCCTCGACGACGAGGGCACCCGCATCGTGGTGTGCTGCGGCTCCGGCGGGGTGGGCAAGACCACGACGGCCGCGGCGCTCGCGCTGCGGGCGGCCGAGCGAGGACGCCGCGTCGTGGTGCTCACCGTCGACCCGGCGCGCCGCCTGGCGCAGTCCATGGGGCTCACCGAGCTGGACAACACCCCGCGGCCGGTCGCCGGCGTCAAGGGGGCGGGCGAGCTGCACGCCATGATGCTCGACATGAAGCGGACCTTCGACGAGATCATCGAGGCGCACGCCGACCCCGAGCGCGCCCGGCAGATCCTCACGAACCCCTTCTACCAGTCGCTGTCGTCCAGCTTCTCCGGCACGCAGGAGTACATGGCCATGGAGAAGCTCGGCCAGCTGCGCCGCTCAGACGAATGGGACCTGATCATCGTCGACACGCCCCCGTCGCGGTCGGCGCTGGACTTCCTCGACGCCCCCGAGCGGCTCGGCCGCTTCCTGGACGGGCGGCTGATCCGCATCCTGACGGCTCCGGCCAAGGCCGGGGGCCGCAGCGCCTTCAAGCTGCTCAACGCCGGGTTCGGCCTGGTGGCCGGGGTGCTGACGAAGATCCTCGGCGCGCAGTTCCTCAAGGACATCCAGACGTTCGTCGCCGGGCTCGACGCCGTGTTCGGCGGGTTCCGGCAGCGCGCGGAGCAGACCTACCGCCTGCTCCAGGCCCCCGGCACCGCCTTCGTGGTCGTCGCCGCGCCCGAGCGGGACGCGATGCGGGAGGCGTCGTACTTCGTGGAACGGCTCGCCGAGGAGCGCATGCCCCTGGCGGGCCTGGTGATCAACCGGGTGCACCGATCCCCGGCGCCGGCCCTCTCGGCCGCGCGCAGTGCGGCCGCCGCCGAAGATCTGGAAGCGCGTGGCGAGCACGAGCTGACCGCCGCCGTGCTGCGGCTGCACGCCGGACGGATGCAACTCGCCGCTCGCGAGCACCGGGAACGCGACCACTTCGCCTCGGCACACCCCACCGTGCCGATCTCCGAGGTCCCCGCGATGCCGGAGGACGTCCATGACCTCGCCGGCCTGCGTCGGATCGGCGAGCTGCTGTCCTCGTGA
- a CDS encoding NUDIX hydrolase, which yields MSDPVPGWLTDLAANAADHPVPAPLRPPASGGRAAAVLLLFGRSPDGPDILLIQRSARGRNHAGQPAFPGGGVDPGDGGPVGAALREAEEETGLDRAGVRVLGTLPELYVWRSDNRVTPVLGWWHTPSAVHAASPDEVDAVARVPLAELADPGNRFGLRLPGGYTGPAFRVRGMLVWGFTAGVLNDVLALTGFARPWDDGKVEELPPEMLRLARR from the coding sequence ATGAGTGATCCCGTCCCCGGCTGGCTGACCGACCTGGCGGCGAACGCCGCCGACCACCCCGTCCCCGCGCCCCTGCGGCCTCCCGCCTCCGGAGGACGCGCCGCGGCGGTCCTCCTGCTCTTCGGCCGGTCGCCCGACGGCCCCGACATCCTGCTGATCCAGCGCAGCGCCCGGGGACGCAACCACGCCGGCCAGCCGGCCTTTCCCGGCGGAGGCGTCGACCCCGGCGACGGCGGCCCCGTGGGCGCGGCCCTGCGCGAGGCCGAGGAGGAGACCGGGCTGGACCGCGCCGGCGTCCGCGTCCTCGGCACGCTCCCCGAACTGTACGTCTGGCGCAGCGACAACCGGGTGACGCCCGTGCTCGGCTGGTGGCACACCCCGTCCGCGGTGCACGCCGCCTCGCCGGACGAGGTGGACGCCGTGGCCCGGGTGCCCCTCGCCGAGCTGGCCGACCCCGGCAACCGCTTCGGCCTGCGCCTCCCCGGCGGCTACACGGGGCCCGCGTTCCGGGTGCGCGGCATGCTCGTCTGGGGCTTCACGGCCGGCGTCCTGAACGACGTGCTGGCGCTGACCGGCTTCGCCCGTCCCTGGGACGACGGCAAGGTGGAGGAACTGCCGCCCGAGATGCTGAGGCTCGCCCGCCGCTAG
- a CDS encoding DUF309 domain-containing protein, whose amino-acid sequence MSGAGARDRDPLGRPRNARPRDEFGRPLPKGTPGVARVPDDYAPSAGRALADAAAYLDEGRPFHAHEVLEARWKTGPERERPLWQGLAQICVGLTHLQRGNARGAAVLLGRGATRVSEYAAGEPHPGPPDLAEAVRVARCLADRPPDDPADAIGRVAVVLKSG is encoded by the coding sequence ATGAGCGGGGCCGGCGCCAGGGACCGGGATCCTCTCGGGCGTCCGCGCAACGCCCGGCCCCGGGACGAGTTCGGCCGTCCCCTGCCCAAGGGGACGCCGGGCGTCGCGCGGGTGCCGGACGACTACGCCCCGAGCGCCGGCCGCGCGCTGGCCGACGCCGCCGCCTACCTCGACGAGGGGCGGCCCTTCCACGCCCACGAGGTGCTGGAGGCGCGGTGGAAGACCGGCCCGGAGCGGGAACGGCCGCTGTGGCAGGGCCTGGCGCAGATCTGCGTGGGGCTGACGCACCTGCAGCGGGGCAACGCGCGGGGCGCCGCGGTGCTGCTCGGCCGGGGCGCGACCCGGGTGTCGGAGTACGCGGCCGGGGAGCCGCACCCTGGCCCGCCGGACCTGGCGGAGGCCGTGCGCGTGGCCCGCTGCCTGGCCGACCGCCCGCCGGACGACCCCGCCGACGCGATCGGCCGGGTCGCCGTCGTGCTCAAGTCCGGCTGA